A genome region from Crossiella equi includes the following:
- a CDS encoding helix-turn-helix domain-containing protein gives MAARRDGLARRRAAMGFTQDTLAERLGLERSTVGRWERGTGTPQPWNQPDLAKALDLSHDALATLLGPNQLASPPAGRTSELEVAHDVAAAFNWPDWHQAEQASVLEPPWSITGTMQVLHEVAGGTMDRRGFLIITGAALAGVADRWGSALADGVPPTTGALPEHRDPRLSATVLDRLDHRLADLRQLDDEFGGRELHQLAVAEFNWLTRLADQTDYSTAAGQRLFSLVTEAARLCGWLHFDAAHHAAAQSYYVAALRSSASANDSLTGAHVLACMSFQATLTGHHQEAIALIDAAEDRTKHTATPRLRALLASRKARAYAKAGDAASCGHALNDAERRLDATTSLTPEPDWIYFFDESELAAQAAACWVDLRQPAKARPLIDNALSGMNPQYVRDRTIYHVRSAEAHLHANDLDLACDDLHTAADLAGHTGSVRSIHTIRSARRAMSRYDREARVQKLDLHLADLAA, from the coding sequence ATGGCAGCACGACGAGACGGTCTGGCGCGACGCCGCGCGGCGATGGGGTTCACCCAGGACACGCTCGCCGAGCGCCTCGGGCTCGAACGATCCACTGTCGGCCGCTGGGAGCGCGGCACCGGTACGCCGCAGCCATGGAACCAGCCTGACCTCGCCAAGGCCCTCGACTTGTCCCACGACGCCCTCGCCACCCTCCTCGGTCCTAATCAACTCGCCAGTCCTCCCGCTGGCAGGACGTCCGAGCTTGAGGTTGCGCACGACGTGGCCGCTGCGTTCAACTGGCCGGACTGGCACCAGGCCGAGCAGGCCAGTGTTCTGGAGCCACCCTGGTCGATCACCGGGACGATGCAGGTTCTTCACGAGGTCGCGGGAGGCACGATGGATCGCCGAGGGTTCTTGATCATCACGGGTGCCGCGCTCGCTGGCGTGGCGGACCGATGGGGTTCAGCCCTGGCGGATGGCGTTCCACCGACCACGGGCGCGCTGCCCGAGCACCGTGACCCGCGCCTGTCCGCCACGGTCCTGGACCGGCTCGACCACCGGCTCGCCGACCTTCGCCAGCTCGACGACGAGTTCGGCGGACGCGAGCTCCACCAGCTCGCCGTCGCGGAATTCAACTGGCTGACTCGCCTTGCCGATCAAACCGACTACAGCACCGCCGCCGGCCAGCGGCTCTTCAGCCTCGTCACCGAGGCGGCCCGCCTGTGCGGATGGCTGCACTTCGACGCTGCGCACCATGCCGCCGCCCAGTCCTACTACGTCGCGGCCCTGCGGTCCTCGGCCAGCGCAAACGATTCCTTGACCGGCGCGCACGTCTTGGCGTGCATGAGCTTCCAGGCAACGCTGACCGGCCACCATCAAGAAGCCATCGCCCTGATCGACGCCGCCGAGGACCGGACCAAGCACACCGCCACCCCGCGACTGCGGGCGTTGTTGGCCAGCCGGAAGGCGCGGGCATACGCGAAGGCGGGCGACGCGGCATCCTGCGGTCACGCCCTCAACGACGCCGAACGACGCCTCGACGCGACCACGTCCCTGACCCCGGAACCCGACTGGATCTACTTCTTCGACGAGTCGGAACTCGCCGCGCAGGCCGCTGCCTGCTGGGTCGACCTCCGCCAGCCCGCCAAGGCCCGCCCGCTGATCGACAACGCGCTGAGCGGCATGAACCCCCAGTACGTCCGGGACCGCACGATCTACCACGTCCGCAGCGCCGAAGCGCACCTGCACGCCAACGACCTCGACCTCGCCTGCGACGACCTCCACACCGCGGCCGACCTCGCCGGCCACACCGGCTCGGTGCGCTCCATCCACACCATCCGCAGCGCGCGCCGCGCGATGTCGCGCTACGACCGCGAGGCTCGGGTCCAGAAGCTCGATCTCCACCTCGCCGACCTGGCCGCCTAA